In Mixta intestinalis, the following are encoded in one genomic region:
- a CDS encoding 6-phospho-beta-glucosidase, producing MQRKSLKVVTIGGGSTYTPELIDGFIKRYDELPITEMWLVDVEEGRNKLEIVSKLAQRMWDASPYNVKVYSTLDRKTALKNADFVTTQFRVGQLEARIKDERIPFSYGLLGQETNGAGGIFKALRTIPVILEIIEDMSALCPNAWLINFTNPSGMVTEAILRYTGWRRVIGLCNVPVNAMMKEPQSIDATLSELTYKFAGLNHFHWHRVFDRNGKEVTAKIIDAMFNNRDTGIPANIHKVPFLKEQLNQMNLLPCGYHRYYYRQEEMLQRGIEEYHTTGTRAEKVQEMEAALLALYQNQSLSSKPELLSQRGGLYYSESACEAISAIYNNKQSHIVVSTQNNGAVPDLDNDCAVEVSCFIGAAGALPVAFGRLAPAERGWLQLMKNMELCVCEAAVTGDYGLVLQAFIMNPLIPGGETAKRVMDELFIAHQKFLPRFKDVINRLVNIEIKDPVARRLSA from the coding sequence ATGCAAAGAAAATCTTTAAAAGTAGTGACTATCGGCGGTGGCAGTACCTATACGCCGGAGCTGATTGATGGTTTTATCAAACGCTATGATGAGCTGCCGATTACCGAAATGTGGCTGGTTGACGTTGAGGAAGGCAGAAACAAACTGGAGATCGTGAGTAAGCTGGCGCAAAGAATGTGGGACGCCTCGCCTTATAACGTAAAGGTATATTCAACGCTGGACAGAAAAACCGCACTAAAGAATGCGGATTTTGTTACCACGCAGTTTCGCGTCGGGCAACTGGAAGCAAGAATAAAGGATGAAAGGATTCCCTTTTCATATGGGCTGTTGGGTCAGGAAACTAATGGGGCAGGCGGTATTTTCAAAGCCCTGCGTACCATTCCGGTTATATTAGAGATAATTGAAGATATGTCAGCGCTGTGCCCGAACGCATGGCTGATTAATTTTACCAATCCCAGCGGAATGGTTACCGAGGCGATACTCAGATACACCGGCTGGCGGCGCGTCATTGGCCTGTGCAATGTACCTGTTAACGCAATGATGAAAGAGCCGCAGTCTATCGATGCCACGCTGTCAGAACTTACCTACAAATTTGCCGGGCTTAACCATTTTCACTGGCATCGCGTTTTTGACCGTAACGGTAAAGAGGTGACTGCAAAGATTATCGACGCCATGTTCAATAACCGCGATACCGGTATACCGGCCAATATCCACAAGGTGCCTTTTTTGAAAGAACAGCTGAATCAAATGAATCTGCTGCCCTGCGGTTATCACCGTTATTATTATCGACAGGAGGAGATGCTACAGCGCGGTATAGAAGAGTACCACACTACCGGAACCAGAGCTGAAAAGGTTCAGGAAATGGAGGCGGCGCTTTTGGCGCTCTATCAGAATCAGTCGCTTAGCTCCAAACCTGAACTCTTATCGCAAAGGGGCGGACTCTATTATTCAGAATCAGCATGTGAGGCAATTTCGGCTATTTATAATAATAAACAATCACATATTGTTGTTTCCACGCAAAATAATGGCGCTGTGCCCGATCTTGATAATGACTGCGCGGTTGAAGTCTCCTGTTTTATTGGCGCAGCAGGCGCGCTACCTGTAGCCTTCGGACGGCTGGCACCTGCCGAGAGAGGATGGCTACAGTTAATGAAGAATATGGAGCTTTGCGTATGCGAAGCCGCCGTCACTGGTGATTATGGTCTGGTGCTCCAGGCTTTCATTATGAATCCGCTGATTCCGGGTGGTGAGACAGCAAAACGCGTAATGGATGAGTTATTTATTGCACATCAAAAATTTCTTCCGCGCTTTAAAGACGTGATTAACAGGTTAGTAAATATAGAGATAAAAGATCCTGTCGCCAGACGCCTATCTGCTTAA
- a CDS encoding PTS sugar transporter subunit IIC — MNNKAVARLEGCLNIIARIASTKALVALKDGFVLTMPATLIGSLFLLAANLPVAGYHDFMISLFGERWDAGINKVVGSTFDIIAIISVLGISYHYARNERVDGISNAITALISFLIVTASSVGAPDGEKIESVIPKLWTGGQGVITAIIISLVSSAIFCYFVKRKITIKMPAGVPEGVANAFIAVIPGFVIILLSMLTYCFFSTMNTTLTEYIFTGLQTPMQTLTDTWIGAVIMVFLCALLFWMGLHGPNIVMGPILPILTANSLANAQLAAAGTLTLSAGAYIMTPQVLDYFVKTGGTGVTIGLLIAALLRAKSKQMKDISRLALLPGLFNINEPVIFGLPIVYNFIMVIPFLCVPVITLTIIYAAIATGFLPPFTAIQVPWTMPPVLSGFILQGYKGVIVQILIIIVSVLIYYPFMVIQDKLYLEKEKAQQDKD, encoded by the coding sequence ATGAATAATAAAGCCGTTGCCAGATTAGAAGGCTGCCTTAATATAATTGCACGCATTGCCAGTACGAAAGCGTTGGTTGCTTTAAAAGATGGATTCGTTTTAACTATGCCAGCAACATTGATTGGCTCTCTATTTTTACTGGCCGCTAATCTGCCTGTTGCAGGATACCATGATTTTATGATTTCACTGTTCGGCGAGCGCTGGGATGCGGGCATAAACAAAGTTGTCGGATCGACGTTTGATATTATCGCCATCATTTCGGTTTTGGGTATCTCGTATCACTATGCGAGAAATGAACGTGTCGATGGCATATCCAATGCGATAACCGCATTAATTTCTTTCCTGATTGTTACTGCATCGTCGGTTGGTGCGCCTGACGGTGAGAAAATAGAATCGGTAATACCCAAGCTATGGACCGGCGGGCAAGGTGTGATTACAGCCATAATCATAAGTTTGGTTTCTTCTGCCATATTTTGTTACTTCGTTAAGCGAAAAATAACGATAAAAATGCCTGCCGGGGTGCCGGAAGGGGTGGCTAATGCGTTTATCGCCGTTATTCCTGGTTTCGTCATTATACTGCTATCGATGTTGACATACTGTTTTTTCAGTACGATGAATACTACCCTGACCGAGTATATTTTTACCGGACTGCAAACGCCCATGCAGACGCTAACCGATACCTGGATTGGTGCAGTTATCATGGTTTTTCTGTGCGCACTTCTGTTCTGGATGGGGTTACACGGGCCTAATATTGTTATGGGACCTATTCTTCCAATACTCACGGCTAACTCCCTGGCAAATGCGCAATTAGCCGCCGCAGGGACATTAACTCTGTCAGCCGGGGCTTATATTATGACGCCTCAGGTGCTTGACTACTTTGTAAAAACTGGCGGTACCGGCGTGACGATTGGGCTGTTAATCGCGGCGCTTCTGCGCGCAAAATCGAAGCAAATGAAAGATATATCCAGGCTGGCGCTGCTGCCGGGTTTGTTTAATATTAATGAGCCGGTTATTTTTGGCCTGCCGATTGTCTATAATTTTATTATGGTGATCCCGTTTCTATGCGTTCCGGTTATTACGCTTACCATCATCTATGCCGCTATTGCTACCGGGTTTTTACCTCCTTTTACCGCTATCCAGGTTCCCTGGACTATGCCCCCTGTTTTGTCTGGGTTTATATTGCAGGGCTATAAAGGCGTTATTGTACAAATTTTAATTATTATTGTTTCGGTGCTGATTTATTATCCATTTATGGTTATCCAGGACAAATTGTACCTGGAAAAAGAAAAGGCTCAGCAGGATAAAGATTAG
- a CDS encoding SUMF1/EgtB/PvdO family nonheme iron enzyme, whose protein sequence is MKFNLLMPLMIAGMGYACATKAAWDEKYWNPQPLPDDVILPMPCDGAMAFRKISIPLDKPLADYSITLGQEGSEWGYVEQSRPEYIAGSFPDEKEKGRYYLLAKYELSDLQYRALSGECPELNIKGRFPKVNIGWPDAMAFANRYNLWLRKNQPTALPQDDGQPGFLRLPTETEWEFAARGGLAVSSAEFRDRYFPMPEGINSYVWFAGSQSSNGKIQLSGLLKPNPLGLHDMLGNAAEMMFEPFRLNKLDRLHGKAGGYIVRGGSFVTAQADIRSSLRTEEPYYRAEGENAGKTTGMRLALVSATLTSRDRIKAIEKEWQALGSEKKGNNAAGEEKDSLQNLNAISAKVQDGSVKKELEQLRSELRANSQLRNEQRDQAIRTSLQLGAFLCTKMKDDGEFFDRLNQLYAKTCAAESQVDANCARRQEQLDQHQKALNFITSYYADTLVDMGSTYDKNLIEQQIAVVQQQMAARGKTNLNGYLNTYWNNLQGYWQDGKIARDSWLSACKKNN, encoded by the coding sequence GTGAAATTTAATCTGTTAATGCCCCTGATGATCGCGGGGATGGGCTATGCCTGCGCCACAAAAGCGGCATGGGATGAGAAATACTGGAATCCACAACCGCTGCCGGACGATGTGATTCTGCCAATGCCCTGCGACGGAGCGATGGCGTTTCGTAAAATCAGCATTCCGCTGGATAAGCCGCTGGCCGATTACAGTATTACGCTCGGTCAGGAGGGCAGCGAGTGGGGCTACGTTGAGCAGTCTCGCCCTGAATATATTGCCGGTAGCTTCCCGGATGAGAAAGAAAAAGGGCGTTATTACCTGCTGGCGAAGTATGAGCTGAGCGACTTACAGTACCGCGCCCTCTCCGGAGAGTGCCCTGAGCTGAATATCAAAGGGCGTTTCCCTAAAGTCAATATCGGCTGGCCGGATGCGATGGCGTTCGCTAATCGCTACAACCTGTGGCTACGAAAAAATCAGCCGACCGCACTGCCGCAGGATGACGGACAACCGGGCTTTTTGCGCCTGCCTACCGAAACCGAATGGGAGTTTGCCGCACGCGGCGGCCTGGCGGTTTCCTCCGCTGAATTTCGCGATCGCTATTTTCCTATGCCGGAAGGGATCAATAGCTACGTCTGGTTTGCCGGATCGCAGTCATCGAATGGAAAAATTCAGCTGTCTGGCCTGCTGAAACCTAATCCGTTGGGGCTGCACGATATGTTGGGTAATGCGGCGGAAATGATGTTTGAACCCTTTCGCCTGAATAAGCTTGACCGGCTGCATGGCAAAGCCGGTGGCTATATCGTACGCGGCGGCAGCTTTGTCACCGCTCAGGCGGATATTCGCAGTTCACTGCGTACAGAAGAGCCTTACTACCGGGCGGAAGGGGAAAACGCGGGTAAAACCACCGGTATGCGTTTAGCGCTGGTTTCCGCCACGCTCACTTCGCGCGATCGTATTAAAGCGATCGAAAAAGAGTGGCAGGCCCTGGGCTCGGAGAAAAAGGGAAATAACGCTGCTGGTGAGGAAAAGGATTCGTTACAGAACCTGAATGCAATCTCTGCCAAAGTACAGGATGGAAGCGTTAAAAAGGAACTGGAACAGCTGCGCAGTGAGCTACGTGCTAATAGCCAGCTACGTAATGAACAGCGCGATCAGGCCATACGCACCTCTTTACAGCTGGGCGCGTTTCTCTGCACCAAGATGAAAGATGATGGCGAATTCTTTGATCGTCTGAATCAGCTTTATGCAAAAACCTGTGCGGCAGAGAGTCAGGTTGATGCTAACTGTGCACGTCGCCAGGAACAGCTGGATCAGCATCAAAAAGCATTAAATTTTATCACCAGCTATTACGCCGATACGCTGGTGGATATGGGATCGACCTACGATAAAAACCTTATTGAACAACAGATCGCGGTTGTTCAGCAGCAAATGGCCGCGCGGGGTAAAACCAATCTTAACGGATACCTGAACACCTACTGGAATAATCTTCAGGGGTATTGGCAGGATGGAAAAATTGCGCGTGATAGCTGGCTTAGCGCATGTAAAAAAAATAACTAA
- a CDS encoding ABC transporter permease yields MSLKPPETRPVPGMLLHMAIRDLIHDRKVALCIIFSLIAVIAPLLLLFGLKNGIVSQLRHDLLNDPRTREVRMTGNGNYDLVWFEQLARRQEVGFSIPLTRSLNTQADLVRDSQHFVAGAEVIPTAVGDPLLHGITETPQEGQAVLSAKAAHRLGIQTGERFRLLVNRKLSGQNQRASLSLTVGGVLEEARFSRPAVFVSLPLLVALEDYRDGFQVPLLAVSDGEAPRERLRFSRARLYAASLDDVAPLAQWLATQHIETVTQAAQIEAVRAIDRVLGIIFAVIAWISASGCIASLIGAFIANIDRKRKDMAVLRLLGFRRRAVTLFIMIQALCLTGAAFGVGVVLYLAGSHIFNLLLGSGLSEQAFVCRLDAGHFIAALLSVLAVALAVAAIGALRALKIDPAESLREI; encoded by the coding sequence GTGTCTTTGAAGCCGCCTGAGACGCGTCCGGTGCCAGGTATGTTGCTGCATATGGCGATACGCGATTTAATCCACGATCGTAAGGTGGCGCTGTGCATTATCTTCTCACTGATAGCGGTGATTGCGCCGCTGCTGCTGCTGTTTGGCCTGAAAAACGGCATTGTTAGCCAGCTGCGTCACGATCTGCTGAACGATCCGCGCACGCGTGAAGTGCGCATGACCGGAAACGGTAACTACGATCTCGTCTGGTTTGAGCAGCTGGCCCGGCGTCAGGAGGTGGGATTTTCTATCCCTTTAACACGCTCACTTAACACGCAGGCCGATCTGGTACGCGACAGCCAGCATTTTGTCGCCGGAGCTGAAGTGATCCCCACAGCCGTGGGCGATCCGCTGCTGCACGGCATCACGGAAACGCCACAGGAAGGTCAGGCAGTGCTGAGCGCAAAGGCGGCGCACAGGCTCGGTATTCAGACGGGGGAACGCTTCCGGCTGCTGGTCAATCGCAAACTGAGCGGACAAAATCAGCGCGCTTCGCTGTCATTGACCGTTGGCGGCGTACTGGAGGAGGCGCGCTTTAGCCGCCCGGCGGTTTTTGTCTCGCTGCCGCTGCTGGTGGCGCTGGAAGATTATCGTGATGGTTTTCAGGTTCCTCTACTGGCGGTAAGCGACGGTGAAGCGCCACGGGAGCGCCTGCGTTTTTCCCGCGCCCGGCTCTACGCCGCCTCGCTGGACGATGTCGCACCGCTGGCGCAGTGGCTGGCGACGCAGCATATCGAAACCGTAACGCAGGCCGCGCAAATTGAGGCCGTGCGCGCTATCGATCGGGTTTTAGGGATCATTTTTGCGGTGATCGCCTGGATCTCGGCGTCAGGCTGCATCGCTTCTTTGATCGGCGCTTTTATTGCCAATATCGATCGTAAAAGAAAAGACATGGCGGTGCTGCGTCTGTTGGGTTTCCGTCGTCGGGCGGTGACCCTGTTCATTATGATTCAGGCGCTGTGCCTCACCGGCGCTGCCTTTGGCGTTGGTGTCGTGCTCTACCTGGCGGGCAGCCATATTTTCAACCTGCTGCTGGGCAGCGGGCTGTCGGAGCAGGCCTTTGTGTGCCGCCTCGATGCCGGTCATTTTATTGCTGCGCTGTTGAGCGTACTGGCGGTAGCGCTTGCCGTTGCTGCGATTGGCGCACTGCGTGCGTTGAAGATCGATCCTGCGGAGAGTTTACGTGAAATTTAA
- a CDS encoding ABC transporter ATP-binding protein, which produces MLCIRDMAIRRGGTQGYQVSLPELTLTQGEVVALTGPSGCGKSTLLEMMGAILRPQHLAEYRLGERDIAAPLLAEDEAALAMIRARELGFVLQHGGLLPWLSVWENIMLARRLVGLTATTPWLDTAIERLGIGPLLKQMPSRLSIGERQRVAFVRAIAHQPRLLLADEPTAALDPDNAGRLFALMIEMVQSLEMAAVIVSHDWQRVADFGLRGYRACMREGQSVFEAA; this is translated from the coding sequence ATGCTGTGCATACGTGACATGGCGATCCGTCGGGGCGGGACACAGGGCTATCAGGTTTCGCTGCCGGAGCTGACCCTGACCCAGGGGGAAGTGGTGGCCTTAACCGGCCCCAGCGGCTGCGGAAAAAGTACGCTGCTGGAGATGATGGGGGCGATTCTTCGTCCACAGCACCTTGCTGAGTACCGTTTGGGTGAGCGCGATATCGCCGCGCCACTGCTGGCGGAAGATGAGGCTGCGCTGGCGATGATTCGTGCGCGGGAGCTGGGCTTTGTGTTGCAGCATGGCGGGTTACTGCCGTGGCTTTCGGTGTGGGAAAATATCATGCTGGCAAGGCGGCTGGTGGGATTAACGGCCACCACTCCCTGGCTGGATACCGCTATCGAGCGGCTGGGAATTGGCCCGTTACTCAAACAGATGCCCTCACGTCTGTCTATTGGTGAACGCCAGCGGGTCGCTTTTGTACGAGCGATCGCGCATCAGCCGCGTCTGCTGCTGGCGGATGAGCCTACGGCGGCGCTCGATCCTGACAATGCCGGACGGCTCTTTGCGCTGATGATTGAGATGGTGCAATCGCTGGAGATGGCGGCGGTGATCGTCAGTCATGACTGGCAGCGGGTAGCCGATTTCGGCCTGCGTGGTTATCGTGCCTGCATGCGGGAGGGGCAAAGTGTCTTTGAAGCCGCCTGA
- a CDS encoding vWA domain-containing protein yields the protein MKSIYWFSGLLCAALSTLPAYADAGKPLLQEGKRTLYQRVLTSPGCELAPQPGAGGKEQPAFSRFYVYQRHMQGQEEWLQVGPDSFGHLSGWLKSSCTVDWKMQLTLAFTNPAGRHPMLFFRDKNDVETLLNNPDPAAALDPILKDLQNQKPVPQVLAREPDYMVNQLKSFYLLPVLGSDDVFTDTGYQVRVLNVASVSEKGSAAAAGKTPDDKNMMKGFSASVVFVIDSTISMGPYIERTKQAIDKIYQRIEKEQLLDQVKFGLVAYRSSVKAVPGLEYDSKMYVDPGTVKDGKDFLAKVHDLRQATVSSSKVDEDAYGGVMLALDKVDWTQFGARYVVLITDAGALEGTDNLSSTHLDAAQVRQEAAWRGVALYAMHLKTPGGKKNHASAEAQYQDLTLNPFLHKPLYYPIDSGDLNSFGAMVDNLANAITGQIKTAWSGEETAGSALGASEEYAGKKADPLLSDAEKLSNAMRLAYLGEKQGTQVPPVFKSWISDRDLVNQNIPATEVRVLLTKSELSDLSDVMKKIVDAANEGLISPDDMFTSLRSLAATMGNDPHQAKGKDATRLGEMGLLGEYIEGLPYLSEVLSLDEETWKSWDGLEQERFIRRLNTKLNYYQRYNQDVDRWVALAPDSDPRDYVYPVPLENLP from the coding sequence ATGAAATCTATCTATTGGTTTAGCGGACTGCTCTGCGCGGCCCTCTCTACGCTTCCGGCCTATGCGGATGCCGGGAAGCCGCTGTTGCAGGAAGGCAAACGCACCCTGTATCAACGTGTTTTAACCTCGCCTGGCTGTGAGTTAGCGCCCCAGCCGGGCGCAGGCGGCAAAGAGCAACCGGCGTTTAGCCGCTTCTATGTTTACCAGCGCCATATGCAGGGGCAGGAGGAATGGCTACAGGTCGGTCCGGACAGCTTTGGTCACCTTTCCGGTTGGTTAAAATCTTCCTGTACCGTTGACTGGAAAATGCAGCTTACGCTGGCGTTTACCAACCCCGCAGGGCGTCATCCAATGCTGTTTTTTCGTGATAAAAACGATGTGGAGACGCTGCTTAACAATCCGGATCCCGCCGCGGCGCTGGATCCGATACTGAAGGATTTGCAGAACCAGAAACCGGTGCCGCAGGTATTGGCCCGCGAGCCGGATTATATGGTTAATCAGTTGAAAAGCTTCTATCTGCTGCCGGTGTTGGGTTCGGATGATGTGTTTACCGATACGGGCTATCAGGTGCGGGTGCTTAATGTCGCCTCGGTAAGTGAAAAAGGATCTGCTGCCGCTGCCGGTAAGACGCCGGATGATAAAAATATGATGAAGGGGTTCTCCGCCTCCGTGGTTTTTGTCATCGACTCCACAATCTCCATGGGACCGTACATTGAGCGTACCAAACAGGCGATCGATAAAATCTATCAGCGCATTGAAAAAGAGCAGCTTCTTGATCAGGTGAAATTTGGTCTGGTGGCCTATCGTTCCAGCGTAAAAGCGGTGCCGGGGCTGGAATATGACAGCAAAATGTATGTCGATCCCGGTACGGTAAAAGACGGCAAAGATTTTCTCGCCAAAGTACACGATCTCAGGCAGGCAACGGTATCGAGCAGCAAAGTGGATGAGGATGCCTATGGCGGCGTAATGCTGGCGCTGGATAAGGTGGACTGGACGCAGTTTGGTGCTCGTTACGTGGTGCTGATTACCGATGCCGGTGCGCTGGAAGGGACGGACAACCTCTCCTCAACTCATCTTGATGCCGCGCAGGTGCGGCAGGAGGCGGCCTGGCGCGGTGTCGCACTCTATGCTATGCACCTGAAAACGCCCGGTGGCAAGAAAAACCATGCTTCAGCGGAGGCGCAATATCAGGATCTGACGCTGAATCCCTTCCTGCACAAGCCGCTTTATTACCCTATCGACTCCGGCGATCTGAACAGCTTCGGTGCCATGGTGGATAACCTGGCCAACGCCATTACCGGGCAAATTAAAACCGCCTGGAGCGGAGAAGAAACGGCGGGCAGCGCGTTGGGTGCCAGCGAGGAGTATGCCGGTAAGAAAGCCGATCCGCTGTTAAGCGATGCGGAAAAGTTGAGTAATGCGATGCGCCTGGCTTATCTCGGTGAGAAGCAGGGCACGCAGGTACCGCCGGTATTTAAATCCTGGATTAGCGATCGCGATCTGGTTAACCAGAATATTCCGGCAACGGAAGTACGGGTGCTGTTGACCAAAAGTGAGCTAAGCGACCTCAGCGACGTGATGAAAAAAATCGTCGATGCTGCTAACGAAGGGCTGATTTCGCCGGATGATATGTTTACCAGCCTGCGCTCGCTGGCGGCGACCATGGGCAACGATCCGCATCAGGCGAAAGGAAAAGATGCCACCCGTCTCGGTGAAATGGGGCTGCTGGGCGAGTATATCGAAGGGTTGCCCTACCTGAGTGAAGTGCTGAGCCTTGATGAGGAAACCTGGAAAAGCTGGGACGGCCTGGAGCAGGAACGCTTTATTCGTCGCCTTAACACCAAGCTTAATTACTATCAGCGTTATAACCAGGATGTCGATCGCTGGGTAGCGCTGGCACCGGACAGCGATCCCAGAGATTACGTCTATCCGGTGCCGCTGGAAAACCTGCCCTGA
- a CDS encoding putative virulence factor, with protein MSSMNPEQIIHSWQSVERGAGQAIDWIAAVRQDAPRLNTEADRLTINLRRSRNKARRLAQAAAKPMTIGFFGLSQAGKSYLISALAAGENGKLETRLGGSQLDFLTHINPPGGGKEATGLVTRFSRRAIDGDERWPVTLQLFSEMEMGKILANAFIHDFNQEKFDWQYDDARMNDLLAMLAKRRRPARVPGVSEDDVVSLWDYLIRHAEKSQSRLALNYWPQAIALAPWLAPEDRGQLFSVLWGDVAELTEAYIRFAQTLQRLSGAQEVRAPLTTLVREENGLLVQYDSIMNVDMLERLNKETDARVEVCPVLEGQIAAPVTLSLAELTALTVELHIPLVASTREPLFETVDLLDFPGYRGRLGVESMDDIRRAVNSEESNPLAQLILRGKVAYLFERYTENQEMNVLVVCTASTKQSDVKEVGGVLDEWIRYTQGKDAEARGRRLPGLIWALTMFDLRITQGLAHDEALLRQYWGQGGMIKMAMTERFGQYKWMQEWSPGQAFNNTFLVRKPRQQTPFIRIKAGDEAEFSEENTAQLALMRKTFLDDEAVNRYIAHADEAWDAMLKLNDGGMRRMADYLSRVARPEVKLERIAEQLQEIRHELVEGGLGNWYQPDGEEEVAKKAQIAQEILAALKKRSGMHGELLARLVPTRRDLQALYLQQTTLPVQEEDPEEADFFDIGVGDAFGADAPAAVTHSHEVAFAHQSVQHWINHLRGLSETPAMLNYINLPRRIVDVLADELITGLLRLRLEEKLVAVMTNTEQAGVRRERLVDRQVSRVLHVMGDFITWLGYLEVPEAKRPVRLNMPEQPIFTRPAQCDSVVWKDDERLAHLTPQQLNYTAIFIIDWLVGLESLITENAGHSAGREISVAQNDRLGTIIRLIQTSQE; from the coding sequence ATGAGCAGCATGAATCCTGAGCAAATTATTCACAGCTGGCAGAGCGTTGAACGCGGCGCGGGCCAGGCGATTGACTGGATTGCAGCGGTGCGTCAGGACGCGCCACGTCTGAATACCGAAGCGGATCGCTTAACCATTAATTTGCGCCGCAGCCGCAATAAGGCGCGCCGTCTGGCACAGGCGGCGGCAAAACCGATGACCATTGGTTTTTTTGGCCTGTCGCAGGCGGGTAAATCCTACCTAATTTCGGCGCTGGCCGCCGGTGAGAACGGCAAGCTGGAAACCCGTCTCGGCGGCAGCCAGCTCGATTTTCTGACCCATATTAATCCGCCCGGCGGTGGTAAAGAAGCCACCGGCCTGGTGACGCGCTTTAGCCGACGTGCAATTGACGGGGATGAGCGTTGGCCGGTAACGCTGCAACTCTTCAGCGAAATGGAAATGGGTAAAATTCTCGCCAACGCGTTTATTCACGATTTTAATCAGGAGAAATTTGACTGGCAGTATGACGACGCGCGCATGAACGATCTGCTGGCGATGCTGGCAAAACGTCGCCGCCCCGCGCGGGTTCCGGGCGTGAGTGAAGATGATGTGGTCTCGCTGTGGGATTACCTTATCCGTCATGCGGAGAAAAGCCAGAGCCGTCTGGCGCTGAACTACTGGCCGCAGGCGATTGCGCTGGCACCGTGGCTGGCACCGGAAGATCGTGGGCAGCTTTTTTCCGTGCTGTGGGGCGATGTAGCGGAGCTGACCGAGGCGTATATCCGCTTTGCGCAGACGCTGCAACGCCTCAGCGGTGCGCAGGAAGTGCGGGCACCGTTAACGACGCTGGTACGCGAAGAGAACGGCCTGCTGGTGCAGTACGACAGCATTATGAACGTCGATATGCTGGAGCGCCTGAATAAAGAGACTGATGCACGCGTGGAGGTCTGTCCGGTGCTGGAAGGCCAAATCGCGGCCCCGGTTACGCTGTCTCTCGCCGAACTGACTGCGTTAACGGTGGAACTACATATTCCGCTGGTCGCCTCGACCCGTGAGCCGCTGTTTGAAACGGTCGATCTGCTCGATTTTCCCGGCTATCGCGGTCGCCTGGGCGTGGAATCAATGGACGATATCCGGCGTGCGGTGAATAGCGAAGAGAGTAACCCGCTGGCGCAGCTGATTTTGCGCGGCAAAGTTGCTTACCTGTTTGAACGCTACACCGAAAACCAGGAGATGAACGTGCTGGTGGTCTGTACTGCCTCCACCAAGCAGTCAGATGTGAAAGAGGTTGGCGGTGTGCTGGATGAATGGATCCGCTATACCCAGGGGAAAGATGCCGAAGCCCGTGGGCGTCGTTTACCCGGCCTGATCTGGGCGCTCACCATGTTCGATCTGCGTATCACGCAAGGTCTGGCGCATGACGAAGCCCTGCTGCGTCAATACTGGGGGCAGGGTGGCATGATCAAAATGGCGATGACGGAGCGTTTTGGTCAGTACAAATGGATGCAGGAGTGGTCACCCGGCCAGGCATTTAATAACACCTTCCTGGTGCGTAAGCCGCGTCAGCAAACGCCGTTTATCCGTATAAAAGCGGGCGATGAGGCGGAGTTTAGTGAGGAAAACACAGCGCAGCTGGCGTTGATGCGCAAAACCTTTCTTGATGATGAAGCGGTTAACCGCTATATCGCGCACGCCGATGAAGCCTGGGACGCCATGCTCAAGCTGAACGATGGCGGCATGCGCCGTATGGCTGACTATCTGAGCCGGGTTGCACGCCCGGAGGTGAAACTGGAACGCATAGCCGAACAGTTACAGGAGATTCGCCATGAGCTGGTGGAAGGTGGACTGGGCAACTGGTATCAGCCGGATGGTGAAGAAGAGGTAGCTAAAAAAGCCCAGATCGCTCAGGAAATTCTTGCCGCATTGAAAAAACGTAGCGGCATGCACGGCGAGTTGCTGGCGCGTCTGGTGCCGACGCGCCGCGATCTGCAAGCGCTCTATCTGCAACAAACCACGCTGCCGGTTCAGGAAGAAGATCCTGAAGAAGCAGACTTTTTTGATATCGGCGTGGGCGATGCCTTCGGTGCCGATGCGCCAGCCGCCGTTACCCACAGCCATGAAGTTGCCTTCGCTCACCAGAGCGTCCAGCACTGGATCAACCACCTGCGTGGCCTGTCGGAAACCCCGGCGATGCTGAACTACATCAATTTACCGCGTCGTATTGTCGATGTGCTGGCGGATGAGCTGATTACCGGGCTGCTGCGCCTGCGCCTGGAAGAAAAGCTGGTAGCCGTAATGACTAATACCGAACAGGCGGGCGTGCGGCGTGAACGTCTGGTCGATCGTCAGGTGTCACGCGTGTTGCACGTCATGGGCGATTTTATTACCTGGCTTGGCTATCTGGAGGTGCCGGAAGCAAAACGTCCGGTACGCCTGAATATGCCCGAACAGCCCATTTTTACCCGTCCTGCGCAGTGTGACAGCGTGGTATGGAAAGATGATGAACGCCTGGCGCACCTGACGCCGCAGCAGCTCAACTATACCGCCATTTTTATCATCGACTGGCTGGTTGGGCTGGAGTCGCTTATTACGGAAAACGCCGGGCATTCCGCCGGACGGGAAATCAGCGTGGCACAGAATGACAGGCTGGGCACCATCATTCGCCTTATTCAGACTTCACAGGAGTAA